The Narcine bancroftii isolate sNarBan1 chromosome 6, sNarBan1.hap1, whole genome shotgun sequence genome window below encodes:
- the trmt61b gene encoding tRNA (adenine(58)-N(1))-methyltransferase, mitochondrial codes for IGADFDRGVGGGCAFCEPYAGLLSTRILRVGARTEPPPALRFSRPGAGGRCGGLPAALAREVKIPATANRGLGSSRGPGGRTRSAGSGGPRRWGGLRPDEPRNASGPAAQEVPLKVGDLVLAELRRRHGLESRKMFALAAGGALHSKWGVLAHRDLLGHLPGQVFGTSTGFEFVLRRPSLEEFVLLMKRGPAISYPKDASTMVMMMDVGLGDCVLESGTGSGAMTLFLSRAVGPSGHVYSFEMRKDHQGRAERNYQRWRNAYEVAREREWPKNVDFIHKDIVFATDVIQGKMFDAIALDMLSPQLALPVISTHLKQGGICAVYLTSITQVIDLLEGIRTSQLSLLCEKILEVIHRDWFVIPALRKDGSTATRVESQRSKIDLQHKEGNDTAKIEDHDEDGNTKPFCTVPYIARPHHEQVSHTAFLIKLRKFKTALQ; via the exons ATTGGTGCTGACTTTGaccggggggtgggtgggggatgcGCCTTCTGCGAGCCATACGCAGGCCTGCTGAGCACCCGAATCCTCCGCGTGGGAGCCCGCACCGAGCCGCCCCCCGCCCTCCGCTTCTCTCGCCCTGGAGCCGGGGGTCGGTGCGGTGGGCTTCCAGCGGCGCTGGCCCGGGAGGTGAAGATCCCGGCGACCGCGAATCGGGGACTCGGCTCCTCCCGTGGTCCCGGCGGCCGGACCCGATCCGCGGGCAGTGGTGGcccaaggaggtggggggggctgcgACCTGACGAGCCGAGGAACGCCTCGGGGCCAGCGGCTCAGGAAGTGCCCCTCAAAGTGGGGGACTTGGTGCTGGCGGAGTTGCGCAGGAGGCATGGCTTGGAATCGCGGAAGATGTTCGCGCTGGCGGCCGGCGGGGCTCTGCACAGTAAGTGGGGGGTGCTGGCCCACCGGGACCTCCTGGGACATCTCCCGGGCCAGGTCTTCGGCACGTCCACCGGCTTCGAGTTCGTCCTGAGGAGACCCAGCCTGGAGGAATTTGTGCTGCTTATGAAGCGCGGCCCGGCCATTTCCTACCCAAAA GATGCCTCCaccatggtgatgatgatggacgTTGGCCTTGGGGACTGTGTCCTAGAGTCTGGTACAGGTTCTGGAGCAATGACGCTCTTCCTATCCCGAGCAG TGGGGCCTTCAGGTCACGTATATAGTTTTGAAATGAGAAAGGACCACCAAGGCAGAGCTGAAAGGAACTATCAGCGCTGGCGGAACGCCTATGAAGTGGCTCGGGAGAGAGAGTGGCCAAAGAACGTTGACTTCAttcataaagatattgtttttgCCACTGATGTTATCCAGGGAAAGATGTTTGATGCC ATCGCTTTGGACATGCTGAGCCCGCAACTGGCTTTACCTGtcatctccactcaccttaagcaagGTGGAATCTGTGCGGTATATCTCACAAG TATTACCCAGGTCATTGATTTGTTGGAAGGGATTCGTACTTCCCAGTTATCACTCTTGTGTGAGAAGATCCTTGAGGTCATTCACAGGGACTGGTTTGTGATTCCTGCTTTGCGAAAGGATGGCAGTACAGCAACACGGGTGGAATCTCAAAGGAGCAAGATTGATCTTCAACACAAGGAAGGAAATGATACAGCTAAGATCGAGGACCATG ATGAAGATGGCAATACTAAACCTTTTTGCACAGTACCTTATATTGCCAGACCTCATCATGAACAAGTTTCTCATACTG CTTTCCTTATCAAGTTGAGAAAATTTAAAACTGCCCTTCAGTGA